Proteins encoded together in one Gammaproteobacteria bacterium window:
- the murF gene encoding UDP-N-acetylmuramoyl-tripeptide--D-alanyl-D-alanine ligase: MSEVMMTLAQAARLLDLAPPRVDVNITGVSTDSRSVKAGELFVALTGDRFDGHDFLVQVQEKGAVAALVSRHVAGVSLPQLVVDDTRLGLGRLAAGWRAGFKGMVVGLTGSNGKTTVKEMIASILSQTGFVLATQGNLNNDIGVPLTLFRLNPGVHRSAVIEMGANHLGEIAYLTSLVRPDIALVNNVGTAHIGEFGGLENIARGKGEIWQGLAQNGVAVINADDDFANYWRGLVKGHRIVTFGARQADVSVAVEKGWLIENGRIQNRFVIKTPQGEVEVALHLAGHHNVLNALAATASALAAGATLAQVKVGLESMQPVKGRLQPQLSRWQQMVIDDTYNANPSSAAAAIDVLVQLAKQTIFVLGDMGELGSESLQLHHLVGEHARQRGVTRFYGTGSYSKEAVRAFAGDGFWFETQAALIEALVKDLAQAGSEVAVLVKGSRSARMENVVAALVTGTVSAQGGGSSGASPARAVGGV; the protein is encoded by the coding sequence ATGAGTGAAGTGATGATGACCCTGGCGCAAGCAGCGCGGTTGTTGGATCTGGCGCCACCGAGGGTGGATGTGAATATTACGGGTGTTTCCACGGATAGCCGCAGTGTGAAGGCAGGCGAGCTGTTCGTGGCGCTGACCGGTGACCGGTTCGATGGTCACGATTTTCTGGTGCAGGTGCAGGAGAAGGGCGCGGTTGCGGCGTTGGTCTCGCGGCACGTTGCCGGCGTGTCATTGCCGCAGCTGGTGGTAGATGACACGCGACTGGGGTTGGGTCGCCTGGCAGCAGGCTGGCGCGCCGGCTTTAAAGGGATGGTTGTTGGCTTGACCGGAAGTAATGGCAAGACAACAGTTAAAGAAATGATTGCGTCAATTCTGTCGCAGACGGGTTTTGTTCTGGCAACACAAGGCAATTTGAATAATGACATCGGGGTGCCTCTGACTTTATTCCGATTAAATCCGGGTGTGCATCGTAGCGCCGTGATCGAAATGGGTGCCAATCATCTCGGTGAGATTGCCTATTTGACTAGTTTGGTGCGCCCTGATATCGCGCTAGTGAATAACGTGGGGACTGCGCACATTGGTGAGTTTGGTGGTCTTGAGAATATCGCGCGCGGCAAGGGCGAAATCTGGCAAGGGTTGGCACAAAATGGCGTGGCAGTCATCAATGCGGATGATGATTTCGCCAACTATTGGCGGGGACTGGTAAAAGGACATCGAATTGTCACTTTCGGCGCGCGGCAGGCTGATGTGAGTGTGGCCGTAGAGAAGGGATGGTTGATTGAAAACGGTCGTATCCAGAATCGTTTTGTGATCAAGACCCCCCAGGGTGAAGTTGAAGTTGCCTTGCACTTGGCGGGACACCATAACGTTTTGAACGCGCTTGCAGCAACGGCGTCTGCATTGGCAGCGGGCGCAACTCTGGCGCAGGTCAAGGTGGGTTTAGAAAGTATGCAGCCAGTCAAAGGACGGCTTCAGCCGCAATTGAGCCGTTGGCAGCAAATGGTGATTGATGATACCTACAACGCGAACCCCAGTTCGGCGGCGGCGGCGATTGATGTTTTGGTGCAGTTGGCTAAACAAACAATATTCGTGCTCGGGGATATGGGTGAATTGGGGTCTGAATCACTGCAGTTGCATCATCTGGTGGGGGAGCATGCGCGTCAGCGTGGCGTGACGCGTTTTTATGGCACAGGCTCTTACAGTAAGGAAGCGGTTCGCGCCTTTGCGGGCGATGGATTCTGGTTTGAGACTCAGGCGGCGTTGATTGAGGCATTGGTGAAAGATTTGGCGCAGGCGGGTAGTGAGGTTGCAGTGTTGGTCAAAGGCTCGCGCAGTGCGCGAATGGAAAATGTTGTGGCGGCATTGGTGACGGGGACGGTTTCGGCGCAAGGCGGTGGTAGTTCCGGTGCGTCTCCGGCGCGAGCAGTAGGAGGAGTTTAG